In Nocardia sp. NBC_00403, the DNA window AGGTTCCCGCGCCGCAGCCGGGGACGGGCGAACTGGTGATCCGTGCCGAGGCGATTCCCGTCCTGTTCCCCGAGACCATGCTGCGCTCGGGGCAGTTCCCGATGCCCGTCGAAACACCGCTGGTGTTCGGCTTCCAGGCGGCAGGCGTGGTGGTCGAGGTCGGGCCCGGCGTCGATGTCGAGCTGATCGGACAGCGAGTCGCCGTAGAGACCATGGGCTTCGGGGCATACGCCGAACTGGTGTGCGCGCCGGCGGGTTCCGCGGTCCGGATTCCGGACGGCGTTTCGGCGGTCGAGGCGGCATCGGTGCTGATGAGTGGATCGGTGGCGCTCCCACTGCTGGAGACCGCGGCCCTCACCGGCACCGAGACGGTGCTGATCGAGGCGGCGGCAACCGGCATCGGGAGTGCGCTCACGCAACTCGCCAAGGAATACGGCGCGGCGCGCATCATCGCGACCGCGGGTGGTCCCGAAAAGGCCGCAAGGGCGCGGAAACTCGGCGCGGACGAGGTGCTCGATCACAACAACCCGCAGTGGCCGACCCAACTGCGCGAAGTACTCGGC includes these proteins:
- a CDS encoding quinone oxidoreductase family protein, with amino-acid sequence MKAIVMTGIGGPEVLVAREVPAPQPGTGELVIRAEAIPVLFPETMLRSGQFPMPVETPLVFGFQAAGVVVEVGPGVDVELIGQRVAVETMGFGAYAELVCAPAGSAVRIPDGVSAVEAASVLMSGSVALPLLETAALTGTETVLIEAAATGIGSALTQLAKEYGAARIIATAGGPEKAARARKLGADEVLDHNNPQWPTQLREVLGDATVDVVFDSIGGATAVEVLAAMTPLRGRMLSYGWLSGAPAQVGVANLLTSGLTLIGCAGPAWLARVAEARTATLERAAAGNLDALVDAILPLSEASRAHRLVDDRSPIGKIILRPESIEA